A single Streptomyces sannanensis DNA region contains:
- a CDS encoding carbohydrate kinase, with amino-acid sequence MIVVAGESLIDLVPQGGGAPLPALLPVPGGGPYNTAVALGRLGARTAFCSRISTDGFGEALLGGLVAAGVDVSLVQRGPEPTTLAVASVGADGSAGYGFYAEGSADRLFELPGVLPAGVRALAVGTCSLVLEPGASAYEALLRREAGHGLLTLLDPNIRPGLIPDAAAYRARFRGWLPYVSLLKLSEEDAAWLGGSPEEWLAAGPAAVVLTRGAAGLTVLTRARAEASVPGVPVDVVDTIGAGDTVNAALLHGLAGRDPATLDAAAWAEVLRYAARAAAVTCSRAGAEPPHAAELAEPV; translated from the coding sequence GTGATCGTCGTCGCCGGAGAATCCCTGATCGACCTGGTCCCGCAGGGCGGTGGGGCACCGCTGCCCGCGCTGCTGCCGGTGCCGGGCGGCGGCCCGTACAACACAGCCGTCGCGCTGGGGCGGCTCGGGGCGCGCACCGCCTTCTGCTCCCGTATCTCCACGGACGGCTTCGGCGAGGCCCTGCTGGGCGGACTCGTGGCGGCCGGGGTGGATGTGTCGCTCGTCCAGCGCGGGCCCGAGCCGACGACGCTCGCGGTGGCCTCCGTCGGCGCGGACGGCTCCGCCGGGTACGGCTTCTACGCCGAGGGCAGCGCGGACCGGCTCTTCGAACTGCCGGGCGTGCTCCCGGCCGGGGTACGGGCGCTGGCCGTCGGCACCTGCTCGCTGGTGCTGGAGCCGGGTGCGAGCGCGTACGAGGCGCTGCTGCGGCGCGAGGCCGGGCACGGATTGCTCACCCTGCTCGACCCGAACATCCGCCCAGGACTGATCCCCGATGCGGCCGCTTACCGGGCACGGTTCCGCGGCTGGCTGCCGTACGTGTCCCTGCTGAAGCTCTCCGAGGAGGACGCCGCGTGGCTCGGCGGCAGCCCCGAGGAGTGGCTGGCCGCCGGGCCGGCAGCGGTGGTGCTGACGCGGGGCGCGGCGGGGCTGACCGTGCTGACCCGGGCGAGGGCCGAAGCGTCGGTGCCGGGTGTGCCGGTCGATGTCGTCGACACGATCGGCGCGGGCGACACGGTGAACGCGGCGCTGCTGCACGGCCTCGCGGGGCGCGACCCGGCCACGCTGGACGCCGCGGCGTGGGCGGAAGTGCTGCGGTACGCGGCCCGCGCGGCGGCGGTGACCTGCTCCCGCGCAGGCGCGGAGCCGCCGCACGCGGCGGAGCTGGCCGAGCCGGTGTGA
- a CDS encoding uridine diphosphate-N-acetylglucosamine-binding protein YvcK: MTGRTLRLRRLRRTVPERAGVTARPIRRRGAQPKVVALGGGMGLSASLAALRRITGDLTAVVTVADDGGSSGRLREELGVLPPGDLRKALAALCGDDDWGQTWARVIQHRFQSKGEMHGHAVGNLLIVALWEQLGDPVQALDLVGRLLGAQGRVLPMSAVPLELQALVRGHDPARPDEVDTVRGQATVALTPGEVQSVHLVPHDPPAVPEAVAAVLDADWVVLGPGSWFSSVIPHLLVPELLDALMETKARRVLSLNLAPQPGETEGFSPQRHLEVLARHAPKLALDVVLADAAAVPDRQSLSDAAARLGAAVELAPVASADGGTSQAEGSGGGSPKHDPELLAAAYDRIFRMHGRIGPWR, translated from the coding sequence GTGACCGGACGTACTCTCCGGCTGCGGCGGCTGCGCCGGACCGTCCCCGAGCGTGCCGGAGTCACCGCGCGGCCCATCCGCAGGCGCGGCGCTCAGCCCAAGGTCGTCGCGCTCGGCGGCGGCATGGGCCTGTCCGCCTCGCTGGCCGCCCTCCGCCGCATCACCGGAGACCTCACGGCGGTGGTCACCGTGGCCGACGACGGGGGCTCCAGCGGCCGGCTGCGCGAGGAGCTGGGTGTCCTGCCGCCCGGCGATCTCCGCAAGGCGCTGGCCGCGCTGTGCGGCGACGACGACTGGGGGCAGACCTGGGCCCGGGTCATCCAGCACCGGTTCCAGTCCAAGGGCGAGATGCACGGCCACGCGGTCGGCAATCTGCTCATCGTGGCCCTGTGGGAGCAGCTGGGCGACCCCGTGCAGGCCCTGGACCTGGTCGGCAGGCTGCTGGGAGCGCAGGGCCGGGTGCTTCCCATGTCCGCGGTGCCGCTGGAGCTCCAGGCGCTGGTACGCGGCCACGACCCGGCGCGCCCCGACGAGGTGGACACGGTGCGCGGCCAGGCCACTGTGGCGCTCACCCCCGGCGAGGTGCAGTCCGTGCACCTGGTGCCGCACGACCCGCCCGCGGTGCCCGAGGCCGTCGCGGCGGTCCTCGACGCCGACTGGGTGGTGCTCGGTCCCGGCTCCTGGTTCTCCTCGGTGATTCCGCATCTGCTGGTGCCGGAACTGCTGGACGCGCTCATGGAGACCAAGGCGCGCCGGGTGCTCTCGCTCAATCTCGCACCGCAGCCCGGGGAAACCGAGGGCTTCTCCCCGCAGCGTCATTTGGAGGTTTTGGCCCGACACGCCCCTAAACTCGCCCTGGACGTGGTGCTGGCCGACGCGGCCGCGGTGCCCGACCGGCAGTCTCTCTCCGATGCCGCCGCGCGGCTCGGTGCGGCGGTCGAGCTCGCGCCGGTGGCCTCGGCGGATGGGGGCACCTCCCAGGCCGAAGGCTCTGGGGGAGGCTCTCCGAAGCATGATCCGGAGCTGCTGGCCGCCGCGTACGACCGTATTTTTCGGATGCATGGAAGGATCGGCCCATGGCGATGA
- the rapZ gene encoding RNase adapter RapZ, with translation MTEYDRDGAHVNTGTPIEPGEAAEAAIPELVIISGMSGAGRSTAAKCLEDLGWFVVDNLPPALIPTMVELGARSQGNVARIAVVVDVRGRRFFDNLRESLADLDARQVTRRIVFLESSDEALVRRFESVRRPHPLQGDGRIVDGIAAERDLLRELRGDADLVIDTSSLNVHELRAKMDAQFAGDEEPELRATVMSFGYKYGLPVDADLVVDCRFLPNPHWVPELRPFTGMNEEVSGYVFSQPGAKEFLDRYAELLQLVATGYRREGKRYVTIAVGCTGGKHRSVAMSEKLAARLASEGIETVVVHRDMGRE, from the coding sequence ATGACTGAGTACGACCGAGACGGAGCACACGTGAATACGGGCACGCCGATCGAGCCCGGAGAGGCCGCGGAGGCGGCCATCCCCGAGCTCGTGATCATCTCCGGCATGTCGGGGGCGGGCCGCAGCACGGCCGCCAAGTGCCTCGAGGACCTCGGCTGGTTCGTCGTCGACAACCTGCCGCCCGCGCTGATCCCCACCATGGTGGAGCTCGGCGCCCGCTCCCAGGGCAATGTGGCCCGTATCGCCGTCGTCGTCGACGTCCGCGGCCGCCGCTTCTTCGACAACCTTCGCGAATCCCTGGCCGACCTGGACGCACGGCAGGTCACCCGGCGCATCGTCTTCCTGGAGTCCTCCGACGAGGCGCTGGTCCGCCGCTTCGAGTCGGTCCGCCGCCCGCACCCGCTGCAGGGCGACGGCCGGATCGTCGACGGCATCGCGGCCGAGCGGGATCTGCTGCGCGAGCTGCGCGGCGACGCCGACCTGGTGATCGACACCTCCAGCCTCAACGTCCACGAGCTGCGCGCCAAGATGGACGCCCAGTTCGCCGGGGACGAGGAGCCGGAGCTGCGGGCCACCGTCATGTCGTTCGGCTACAAGTACGGTCTGCCGGTCGACGCCGACCTGGTGGTGGACTGCCGCTTCCTGCCCAACCCGCACTGGGTCCCGGAGCTGCGCCCCTTCACCGGCATGAACGAAGAGGTCTCCGGCTATGTCTTCAGCCAGCCGGGCGCCAAGGAGTTCCTCGACCGGTACGCCGAACTGCTCCAGCTCGTCGCCACCGGCTACCGCCGCGAGGGCAAGCGCTATGTGACCATTGCCGTCGGCTGCACCGGCGGCAAGCACCGCAGCGTCGCCATGTCCGAGAAGCTGGCGGCACGCCTGGCCTCCGAGGGCATCGAGACGGTCGTCGTGCACCGTGACATGGGGCGCGAGTGA
- the whiA gene encoding DNA-binding protein WhiA, with product MAMTPAVKDEISHLPVTRTCCRKAEVSAILRFAGGLHLVSGRIVIEAELDTSFAARRLKKDILEIFGHPSELVVMAPGGLRRGSRYLVRVVGGGDQLARQTGLVDGRGRPIRGLPPQVVSGATCDAEAAWRGAFLAHGSLTEPGRSSSLEVTCPGPEAALALVGAARRLSIAAKAREVRGVDRVVVRDGDAIGALLTRLGAHDSVLAWEERRMRREVRATANRLANFDDANLRRSARAAVAAGARVQRALEILGDEVPEHLAAAGRLRMEHKQASLEELGALADPPLTKDAVAGRIRRLLAMADKRAADLGIPGTESSLTEEMADGLVG from the coding sequence ATGGCGATGACGCCAGCGGTGAAGGACGAGATCTCGCACCTTCCGGTCACCCGCACCTGCTGCAGGAAGGCAGAGGTCTCGGCGATCCTGCGGTTCGCGGGCGGTCTGCACCTGGTGAGCGGCCGGATCGTGATCGAGGCGGAGCTGGACACCAGCTTCGCCGCGCGCCGTCTCAAGAAGGACATTCTGGAGATCTTCGGTCACCCCTCGGAGCTGGTGGTGATGGCTCCGGGCGGGCTGCGGCGCGGTTCGCGCTATCTCGTACGGGTCGTGGGGGGCGGCGATCAGCTGGCCCGCCAGACCGGCCTGGTCGACGGCCGGGGCCGCCCCATCCGCGGGCTGCCCCCGCAGGTCGTCTCCGGTGCCACCTGCGATGCCGAGGCGGCCTGGCGCGGCGCCTTTCTCGCCCACGGCTCGCTGACCGAGCCCGGCCGCTCCTCCTCGCTGGAGGTGACCTGCCCGGGTCCGGAGGCCGCCCTCGCCCTGGTCGGTGCCGCCCGTCGGCTGTCGATCGCGGCGAAGGCCCGCGAGGTGCGCGGCGTGGACCGGGTGGTGGTACGGGACGGTGACGCGATCGGCGCGCTGCTGACCCGGCTCGGTGCGCACGACTCGGTGCTGGCCTGGGAGGAGCGGCGGATGCGCCGTGAGGTCCGCGCCACCGCCAACCGGCTCGCCAACTTCGACGACGCCAATCTGCGCCGCTCGGCGCGGGCCGCGGTCGCCGCGGGTGCCCGGGTCCAGCGCGCTCTGGAGATCCTCGGTGACGAGGTTCCCGAGCACCTGGCCGCCGCGGGTCGGCTGCGCATGGAGCACAAGCAGGCCTCGCTGGAGGAGCTGGGCGCGCTCGCCGATCCGCCGCTGACCAAGGACGCCGTCGCGGGCCGTATCCGTCGGTTGCTGGCGATGGCCGACAAGCGCGCCGCCGACCTGGGCATTCCCGGGACCGAGTCCAGCCTCACCGAGGAGATGGCCGACGGCCTGGTCGGCTGA
- a CDS encoding Rieske (2Fe-2S) protein: MSGQSAARRTVLKGAALAGVAGLGAAACSTESKLGHAKNPTPTEPVTLGAADEIPVGGAKLYREQRLVVCRPAEGEYKAFSAQCTHAGCVLDKLEGTEGNCPCHGSRFDVTTGKALRGPATVPLPEVPVTAKGGKLIAGPEA; encoded by the coding sequence ATGTCCGGCCAGTCCGCCGCCCGCCGTACCGTGCTGAAAGGTGCCGCCCTCGCCGGGGTGGCCGGGCTGGGTGCCGCGGCCTGCTCGACGGAGTCCAAGCTCGGACACGCCAAGAATCCGACGCCCACCGAGCCGGTGACTCTCGGCGCGGCGGACGAGATCCCGGTCGGCGGCGCCAAGCTCTACCGCGAGCAGCGGCTGGTCGTCTGCCGCCCGGCCGAGGGCGAGTACAAGGCGTTCAGCGCGCAGTGCACGCACGCCGGCTGCGTTCTGGACAAGCTCGAGGGCACCGAGGGCAACTGCCCCTGCCACGGCAGCCGCTTCGACGTGACGACCGGCAAGGCGCTGCGCGGCCCGGCGACCGTCCCGCTTCCCGAGGTTCCGGTCACCGCGAAGGGCGGCAAGCTGATCGCCGGTCCGGAGGCCTGA
- the uvrC gene encoding excinuclease ABC subunit UvrC: MADPSSYRPKPGQIPDSPGVYKFRDEHRRVIYVGKAKSLRQRLANYFQDLANLHPRTRTMVTTAASVEWTVVSTEVEALQLEYSWIKEFDPRFNVKYRDDKSYPYLAVTVGEEFPRVQVMRGAKKKGVRYFGPYAHAWAIRETVDLMLRVFPVRTCSAGVFKRSAQIGRPCLLGYIGKCSAPCVGRVTAEEHRELAADFCDFMAGRTGTYLRRLEQQMRDAAEEMEYERAARLRDDIEALRRAMEKNAVVLADATDADLIAVAEDELEAAVQIFHVRGGRVRGQRGWVTDKVEAVDTAGLVEHALQQLYGEESGDAVPKEVLVPALPEDPEAVGQWLTGRRGSNVSLRIPQRGDKKDLMATVQRNAQQALALHKTRRASDLTTRSRALEEIAEALELDSAPLRIECFDISHLQGEDVVASMVVFEDGLARKGEYRRFQIKSFEGQDDVRSMHEVITRRFKRYLQEKQKTGEWSDDEAVTEEDGRPKRFAYPPQLVVVDGGQPQVAAAQRALDELGVDDVAVCGLAKRLEEVWLPGEDDPVVLPRSSEGLYLLQRVRDEAHRFAITYQRSKRTKRLKAGPLDVVPGLGDSRKQALIKHFGSVKKLRSATIDQICEVPGIGRRTAETIAAALASAAPAAPAVNTATGEIMEDDGGSTND, translated from the coding sequence ATGGCAGACCCCTCCAGCTACCGCCCCAAGCCGGGACAGATCCCCGACTCGCCGGGGGTCTACAAATTCCGCGACGAACACCGTCGTGTGATCTACGTCGGGAAGGCGAAGAGCCTGCGCCAGCGGCTCGCCAACTACTTCCAGGACCTGGCGAACCTGCACCCGCGCACCCGCACCATGGTGACCACGGCTGCCTCGGTGGAGTGGACCGTGGTCTCCACGGAGGTGGAGGCGCTTCAGCTGGAGTACTCCTGGATCAAGGAGTTCGACCCCCGCTTCAACGTCAAGTACCGCGACGACAAGAGCTATCCGTATCTCGCGGTCACCGTCGGCGAGGAGTTCCCGAGGGTCCAGGTGATGCGCGGGGCCAAGAAGAAGGGCGTGCGCTACTTCGGTCCGTACGCCCATGCCTGGGCGATCCGCGAGACCGTCGACCTGATGCTCCGTGTCTTCCCGGTACGGACCTGCTCGGCCGGGGTCTTCAAGCGCTCCGCCCAGATCGGCCGGCCCTGCCTGCTGGGCTACATCGGCAAGTGCTCCGCGCCCTGCGTCGGCCGGGTCACGGCGGAGGAGCATCGCGAACTGGCCGCGGACTTCTGCGACTTCATGGCCGGCCGCACCGGCACGTATCTGCGCCGCCTGGAGCAGCAGATGAGGGACGCGGCCGAGGAGATGGAGTACGAGCGAGCGGCCCGGCTCCGCGACGACATCGAGGCGCTGCGCCGCGCGATGGAGAAGAACGCCGTCGTCCTCGCCGACGCCACCGACGCCGATCTGATCGCCGTCGCCGAGGACGAACTGGAAGCCGCGGTGCAGATCTTCCATGTCCGCGGCGGCCGGGTGCGCGGCCAGCGCGGCTGGGTCACCGACAAGGTGGAGGCCGTCGACACGGCCGGACTGGTCGAGCACGCGCTCCAGCAGTTGTACGGCGAGGAGAGCGGCGACGCGGTCCCCAAGGAGGTGCTGGTCCCCGCCCTCCCGGAGGACCCCGAGGCCGTCGGCCAGTGGCTCACCGGGCGGCGCGGCTCGAACGTCTCGCTGCGCATACCGCAGCGCGGCGACAAGAAGGACCTGATGGCGACGGTCCAGCGCAATGCCCAGCAGGCGCTCGCCCTGCACAAGACCAGGCGCGCCTCCGATCTGACCACCCGCTCCCGCGCCCTGGAGGAGATCGCCGAGGCGCTGGAGCTGGACAGTGCGCCGCTGCGCATCGAGTGCTTCGACATCTCGCATCTCCAGGGCGAGGACGTGGTGGCGTCGATGGTGGTCTTCGAGGACGGCCTGGCCCGCAAGGGCGAGTACCGGCGGTTCCAGATCAAAAGCTTCGAGGGGCAGGACGACGTCCGGTCCATGCACGAAGTGATCACCCGCCGCTTCAAGCGCTATCTGCAGGAGAAGCAGAAGACCGGGGAGTGGTCCGACGACGAGGCGGTCACCGAGGAGGACGGCCGTCCCAAGCGCTTCGCGTACCCGCCGCAGCTCGTCGTCGTCGACGGCGGGCAGCCGCAGGTCGCGGCCGCCCAGCGGGCGCTGGACGAGCTCGGTGTCGACGATGTCGCCGTCTGCGGCCTCGCCAAGCGGCTGGAGGAGGTCTGGCTGCCGGGCGAGGACGATCCGGTGGTGCTGCCCCGCTCCAGTGAGGGGCTGTATCTCCTCCAGCGAGTGCGTGACGAGGCCCACCGCTTTGCGATCACGTACCAGCGCAGCAAGCGCACCAAACGCCTCAAGGCGGGTCCCCTGGATGTCGTCCCCGGTCTCGGTGACTCCCGCAAACAGGCGCTCATCAAGCATTTCGGTTCGGTGAAGAAGCTTCGGTCGGCCACAATCGACCAGATCTGCGAGGTTCCCGGGATAGGCCGCAGGACGGCCGAGACGATTGCCGCGGCCCTCGCATCGGCGGCTCCGGCCGCACCCGCCGTGAACACGGCGACAGGAGAGATCATGGAAGACGACGGGGGCAGCACGAATGACTGA